Genomic window (Helianthus annuus cultivar XRQ/B chromosome 3, HanXRQr2.0-SUNRISE, whole genome shotgun sequence):
ttcacaaTTAATATTATCAAACTAGAAAAAGTTGACATAAAAATTCACCGTGAAACAAATTCTTTTGCTAGAAAGTAATTAATTTagaaataaacataaaataaattCTGCATCAATACCGTTAATACGACGTCGGTTTGACTTCAACTGGTCAGGGTTATGGAGCGATTTTGACTCCTGGTTAGTCAACTGGAGTTGAGTTAGGGTTTCACGGATGAAATTCATCTCATCTTTCACAAGCTCTGCTTCACGAAGGAACGATGTGAGGTTGTGATCGGCTTGTACGGTTTGCATTTGAATGTCGTGGTCTGGACCGGCTTCGAGATCGAGTTTTTCGATTGATTTCTTGAGGTCTATGTAGCTGGTGAAGGATTTTGTCATTAAATCGTTCATGGTGAAAGCTGAGATTGAAATTTGGTAATAATCAGATGTTTGATGGAGAGAAAGATGGAAAGTAGGTGTTTGATTGAAGATGAATTGGGGATTTAGGGTTTTATGAATTGAGTGAGGTATCCGTTGGGTAACGGCTATATACCGATTTGAAAAAGTGATTTTTTTGCTTTATTGATAAGATGTTTATTGTTAAAGTTGTACCGAATAAATTATCTTgaataatttttttaatgttgATGTTAGAAACTGAAATATTTTAATTTTGGTAAGTTTTTAGTATATTAAATTCGTGACTGATACTAGGAAGCAAATGgattatttatattgtttttattatacTTACAATAAACTGTagaaatcaacctttatgttatatcTAAACAGCACTTCGTACTTTTCATTATAAATCGGcaaaaatcaacctttatgttccTGTTTTGTTACACTCTATAACCTTTACACCTAACCACGCCAAAAAAGTCAGTTAAATGGCCTCACATACTATGCACGTGAGGGCATTTAAGTCTTTTCCCTAACCTGTCTTTAAGGTTCCCTTTTAAATCAAAACCCTAGCTTATAATAAACTTCCCTTCTTCTTCCTTTCTTTGTTCATAAAATCGCCTCCTTCCATCATGGCGCAGATATATTGCAAATGTGGTGGGGAGGGCCTAATTCTAACATCAACAACTCGAAGAAATCCAGGCAGAAAGCATTCCTTGGATGGGTGGATCGAAATCCGGCTCAAATGAATGCAATACAAGAAATGGACGCTTCAAAACAAGAACTTGAAGCTTTGAATGAAATCCTGGTGGACAAATTGAAAGCTAAAGAAGATGAATCAGATCGTATGAAGACTTATTTAGTTTATAGTTGGTTATTTTTTGGTCTTGTTGTAATTTTTAGGTTAGCTTTTGTTTAGGATGTGGTATTTTAGCAGGGGTATGATGTTTGTTGAACTTAACTTAATATGTTGTTTGTTGAAATTAACTAAAGTCTTTTGTAATGTGACATGGTGCTGTCTTATGTAATGAAATGAATTGAAATGTAATCCAACTGTAGTACCGAAATGAATTGAAGTATTTTGACATGGTCATGAATGTTGTGCAGACTTGGGTGGTCCAAACAGTATGCAAAGATTATGGTAATGATCATGAGTGTTTTTATATGGTAATGGTCACGAGTGTTTTGCAAACTTGGTGGTACAAAGAATATTATGTGCAGACCATCTAATGACCAAATGACCAAACTTGTATGACCAACAAATGACCATACTTGTATGACTAACCATTGACCAAATGACCAACATTTCTGCAGCAAACAAATGACCAAACTTTTGACAGCAAACACATGACCTATGTAATAAAGATTGCATTATAACAAAATGACCTGCATTATGACACAAATGACAAACGGTTTTACATTGTAAACACTGCATTCAAACAAAACATAGACTCCAtcaaaaaacattacataagttcaaaacattaCATATTAAACATCAGTACCATATCCCGAAAACCTTGAAACAACCCAACAAACATAAATAAACCAACAAATCAGGCCTTCTTCTTTCCCCTACCCTGCTTCTTTTCAACCTTCACCTTTTGGACATTTTTACCCTCACCACCTTTTTTCACTGTTTTTGTCTTGACACCCTCTTTTGTTGAACAGGTGGCAGACCTGTACAGGTCCTGTAGTTGTGGCCTTTTCCTTTACACCTACCACAAGATCCTTGCAGGTTTTTCTTGGATAACTTGTCTGCCCTCTGCACATCCGCTTTCTCAACCACTAatctctttcttttcttttttggtATGCCAACTGGCTTGTGATATTTTGGTGTTGTGATTGTAGTGGGAACCTGTGATTTGTTCCATAGACACATGCCATTGATGGGAAACACTTTGAAGGAGTAAACTTGTTTCTAGGTATCAAGATGGTATACTGGATGCACTCAGGACTCTGGAATCCCATCTTTCTGACCATCACTTTGCATATTCCATATGGTAGCAACAACATGGGAACATGGAATTCCAGTGATCTCCCATCTCCTACATGTGCAAGTTTTCTATGCTATGTCTACCACACATTTCCATTTCCCTGGTCCTTCAACACCATACGGATCCCCTCCATTCCAGCTAACCCTGCAACCTGTAGCATTTTTCTAGATTTCATCAAACAGTTCTGTAGCAAATGGTGTGACAAGCCCATCAGTCTTGTCAATAACTTGCAGCACATTGACTATTCTCCTCATGTCGTACTCCCTAATGTATTCTAAGATTGTGATATTTGGTTTATCTCTACCATTTAGGATCTTGGAGTTAAAGACCTCACACGTGTTATCGAGTAATAAAGTATTCGAGATCAATTTACGGTGAAATCATAGGTCGGTAATGAAAATTTATGTTTCAATCCCATATAgatgttgtttgttttttaagaggaAAAATGTCTGTatagtctgcggaccacatctgcagataTTTGTACAAAAAGAGGTGGACCAAACATCTACACTCTGCAAGAAgaaggttgtttgttttttaacgtatatagacttctaaaataaattGGTGGTGGTGTGCGGACGGTAGTGGcgggtggtggtggacggtggacggtgggtggttgtggtggacgatgggtggttgtggtggacgatgggtggtggacggtggtggtggtggtgatggacggtggtgggtggtggtgtttaaccctctacagaccttagaagatcttaaaaGTGGTTGAGCCAAGTCTGCATCAAGAAGAGCTCGCGCGGAcccttttttaatgaaacgtctttgAAAAAACAAACAGTATGCAGATAACAATGTTTGCGCGTGGCCTGCACGACGCAGACAGAAGAGACTGCGcaaatcttttttaaaaaaacaaacattgTCATAATTTTTACATGTGATTTTATATAACCTATAAAAAAGGCTATGTCGGGGGTagcctttttttaattttttttttcttttttttttttgtcttttctcAACATTTGacttttctttttttgtttttcctTTTTTTCTTAATTTACGTTTTCGGCCTTTATGCTTTGTGTGTTGTTTCTTAAATACCAAGTTCTTTTGTAATTTACAGTTATCGTCAACGTTTAAACTTTACGCTTTTACCCCTTGCAcagtttttttctttcttttttctttcttttttgtggttttgtttttttacttaTAACCTTTAATTTTCAGCATTGACTGTTACAACCTCCTAACTTTATAAATACTTTTTAATCAACTTTTACGTCTTTATTTTTATTCACGTGTCGCTATAAACGTAAGTTGATTAGCATTCACACTGACAACCTTTTTACTTTGTAAAAACTTTTCTAATCGAGTTTCCCACTTGATCTAAGACATGTGTTGACATACTTTTGTATCGGATAAAAATCGGGTCGCCCCGCCGCGATGCGCGGGTGTAACACCCTAGTTCTATTCTAATATGACAATTAATAGTTTAATAATTTAATACTCATAAAGTCATAAGCACTAAAGCTAGACTCGTTACGCAATAGACATTCAAACCAATTTCATAAAACAACCAAaattaaaaacataaataaaatccAAATACTCAAGATACAATGTTATCTCTTTGCTAAATTTCTCTAGACATACGATGTTACTTCCTCATGATTTTTGGATTTTAAGCCAGACAATGATAATAAgtgtaaattttatgattttgtGTATATCTAGATGGTATCCCTTATAATACGACATTTTATGATTTTGTTTATATCTAGATCGTATCCCTAATAATACATGCACACATTAATCATTGATTCAAACCATAGTACCATCTAAAAATAACATTAAGCCATAGTCACTTAACATGTTAATCataaataaattatataaacataCAAGACACTAGTTATAGTCACTTAACATGTTAATCACTAATAAATTGTATAAACATACAAGACACTAGTTATGACTTATGACATGCATAAGCAACCCATGACAAGAACTAAAGACGACATAAATCAAATACACAAACCAAACAAAGTACTGAATTCAAGATTAAATAGAATGGCCTTTTAACCACAATCCATTTCGACCCGAACTCGTTTTGATATCTTATTTCACACTTACCATTGTATAAATCATGATCCAAAACCAACAAACTTCAAATACTTTACATGTATTTTTCTTtcaaataactaaccaaacacacACTCTTCTTTATGACCAAACATGCACAATTTCACTCACAATCCAATGTTTTTCGTATCATATTCCTCTGCAATTTATTAACATATTTTTTCCATGAACTACACCCCTAATGTTCTCCTCACAGCCAGCTTGGATTTCAAATCTTTAACAACCGGAATCCTTTGATGTTCCGATGTTTTCTGCCACCATGCTACGAGTTCGTCCTATAAAAACGACGTTCATATCAGTTTGACACCATCAGAGAAATGATTTGTCCTATAATTTATTTTGTTAAAACTAACATCATTTACCTCTACAAAATCACAATTAGAGATGTGTTGACTTTCAACAAAGCATTCAACACCTCCAACTTTGACTCGAATAGATTGCTTCATATCTTTTAATGGAGTTTGAGTTTCCCATTGTAATCCTGCATTGATATATGTCAATggttttgaacaatgttttaaaaaccggtttttaaatcaaaccggattaggcAAAAAAAAATTGGTTCAACCTGTTGAACCGGGTTGTACCGAGCgtttcaaccgggttgactagaTAACTCTAAAATTTCATAAATCAAAACATaaactcaaaagttaatccaaaaatgcattattacatattaaaagatgatacaaaagtaaatccataataaaaaataatccaaaagataatcgaaaattATTCAGTTttccaacaagctcttttaaatgaaatTGTACGATATGTTTAAGCTATTTGAGTATTGAATACATCAATTgttttcgtttcatacaatattaaataagaacttttgttacaaataatcataatatataaaaatttatgtaagataagtaaaatatataataaaaataagtaacaacccaaactaaaataaccctgggccggtaccggtattacgtttcaaaccggtataccggattttaccgccggtacaaaccttataCCGTTCCACTTATTTACCGGGTGTTCCGTACCGGATTTATATctggaaacggtaataccggtataaccggccggtatttaccggtttttaaaacattggttttgATTAATGCCGATATTCTTATTAGTTTCTAAGTAATCATACATTCATACCTGTTATGCAGGCAACATAGTATCTTGATCCCTCAGCTCGTTCTTCCGGTTTTGCAACCCGCAACCGTAGAAAGAACCCATCTAGTTGTGCAACCGACGATTTGGAATTCATCCATCTAACATGACATAACGTAACATAATATTACTATTGACAAAAGTTAATATTTTAAATATCGAGCGAATTAAATGAAAATAAAAGGTTAAGTTTCTTACTTGTGGATATCAGTACGCGATAATCTAAGCCCCCTTATGGTATCAAACATTCCCTTCGGTGCTTCTTTACCTACATTTGTTATGTTGTAAACGACTGATTCTTGGCTACGTCTTTTGGCTATGACCGAGCTGCCAATGGATTTATTCTCAATCCGTGTAATAGTTTCTGGCGAAAAAAGAGACTGAAAAACATTTTGGAATCCCTTTTCTTTGCTTTCAAGACTATGCGTTTCATTACTAACACCGATCCTTTGATCATAAATGTTACGGCTCTTGAATCCTTTCAACATGTTTGAAATCCAGTTCATGAAAGAATGATCGGTTTTAGTTGCGTATTCATCAGCTTGTTTCTTGTTTCTTTTCCTTCCAAGAATTAATTGTTGTTCGACGCTGCGTATTTTCTTTCTTTTAGTCGATAAATTAGCACTTCTGCAACTTTCCATGCTTCCGTGACTCTCAGCCTTGTCTAGACGCCTCGTTTCACTTGGACCTTCTTCCGGCATAATACAAGGTTTGTTGTCGGCGAATTTAATGTTTAAACCTGTTTGTGGTGACCAAACTAGCTCGGCTAATGTACCGGACCCCACAAAGTTCATTATATTTGCCTTTGCATTTGCACCTGCACCGGTATCACTATTCTTCTTCGTCGTCTTCttcacattatatatatatatggaacccattaagtggGAGTTAACTTTGAAATCCATCTTGACCGTCGGATCatgctgagattaaatctcagccCTTTAAACTCCCAAAAATAACCACTCTAATGGAGGTtatttgcagttttctgcaggtggTTTTGTTCCAGAAATTTAGGCCCATGATCTCCACTCCTCTTGCAAGTTTCCTCCAGAAATTTAGGCCCATGATCTTGTGCTATATAATGCACCTGCCTGTAACAAGTTCAAACATATTCGATCAAGCATTTCAGCAAAAAAAATGAAGCAAAGCATAACTGAACTCGAACTAGGCGACCAAAAGTGTTCTACCAATGAAAATCAATCTCCCTTACCATCTTTATCGGCCACTACAGCAAAGGTTAGTAAAACCATTTGTTTACAAACCTGCTACTGTCACTATACATACACTAAACTTTTGtattgattttgttgttttaggaGATCACCGTCAAGAATTTGACTGATGCGGATCAGAATCCGTTCATAAAAAGTGGACCAGAATGTTAtcaggtttttatttttatttgatacTCTTAATATAAACTTAGATATTTCTATCATCAACAATTTTGATTgattttttattttaggaaatgaAACTTACCATTCTGGATGATGAGCAGCAGAAAACGTTGTTTCATAATGGACCTGCATGTAATCAGGTTAATACCGTTAATATAAACTTATAACTCTTGATATGTTCATGATCATCAATTTTCATTGATTTCTTATTTCAGGAAATGGGACTTGCTAATTTGGATGATGAgcagaaaacaataaaaaaacatgGAGCAGCTTGTGATGAGGTATCTATTTCCAAACtataaattttcaaatttttgttgcTTTGATGGTTGTAAGATGTGTATTgagtgtttttcaaaaaaaaagttgttttttttaagttttaacccaaaggtttttatgTTTCTCATTTTAAACCTTTTGACATTTTTAGTTTTAACCTAAAGTTTTCCAACTTTTCAATTTAACCCCAAGACTTTCTTATTTtcctattattactattattatttttattattttattattattattattaaaaaaatttattattattattattattattaaaaaaatttattattattattattattattatttatcattattacttttaactattttttttattattatttattattactatttttattattattttttattattattacaatttagAATGGTATTGAGGGTGGCATTCATTAATTTAGAATCGTATTGAGGGTGGCATTCGTTAAGGGTGGCATTCATTAAGTGTTTTAACAAAACAGTCATTACAATATAccttttattataattattattcctattattactattattatttttattattttattattttattattattattattattattattattaaaaaaattattattattattatcatttatcattattatttttaactattttttattattatttattattactatttttattattatttttattattattactatttttattattattttttattattattacaattttttattattattattattatttattatttattatttattattattatttat
Coding sequences:
- the LOC110930965 gene encoding uncharacterized protein LOC110930965 isoform X2, encoding MTNVKKTTKKNSDTGAGANAKANIMNFVGSGTLAELVWSPQTGLNIKFADNKPCIMPEEGPSETRRLDKAESHGSMESCRSANLSTKRKKIRSVEQQLILGRKRNKKQADEYATKTDHSFMNWISNMLKGFKSRNIYDQRIGVSNETHSLESKEKGFQNVFQSLFSPETITRIENKSIGSSVIAKRRSQESVVYNITNVGKEAPKGMFDTIRGLRLSRTDIHKWMNSKSSVAQLDGFFLRLRVAKPEERAEGSRYYVACITGLQWETQTPLKDMKQSIRVKVGGVECFVESQHISNCDFVEDELVAWWQKTSEHQRIPVVKDLKSKLAVRRTLGV
- the LOC110930965 gene encoding uncharacterized protein LOC110930965 isoform X1, producing the protein MDFKVNSHLMGSIYIYNVKKTTKKNSDTGAGANAKANIMNFVGSGTLAELVWSPQTGLNIKFADNKPCIMPEEGPSETRRLDKAESHGSMESCRSANLSTKRKKIRSVEQQLILGRKRNKKQADEYATKTDHSFMNWISNMLKGFKSRNIYDQRIGVSNETHSLESKEKGFQNVFQSLFSPETITRIENKSIGSSVIAKRRSQESVVYNITNVGKEAPKGMFDTIRGLRLSRTDIHKWMNSKSSVAQLDGFFLRLRVAKPEERAEGSRYYVACITGLQWETQTPLKDMKQSIRVKVGGVECFVESQHISNCDFVEDELVAWWQKTSEHQRIPVVKDLKSKLAVRRTLGV